In one window of Acidobacteriota bacterium DNA:
- a CDS encoding TIM barrel protein, with product MTFPTSLHAGCPRGWTRRAVLRTVGLGTVGLAMPACRSTGARAPIPIAVQLYSVREACRADFDAALAQVAAMGFSGVEFAGYYHYADRPADLRRRLDELNLEAAGTHVRTSAFADDAIARTIDFHQAIGCRFLIVPSDPAFTDPEQSRALAETFNTTAQRLKPFGMACGFHNHKGEFAIDGGKTWWDLFAERTTPDVILQQDCGWTTLAGLDPVDLIERHPGRTKSTHFKPVVLPEHGRTRKALLGEDSVDWAAVYKACVAAGGTEWIVVEQEEYPDGRSPMDCTRQSLAGLRTIVEAASRRS from the coding sequence TTGACGTTCCCCACCTCGCTCCATGCGGGCTGCCCTCGCGGCTGGACACGGCGCGCCGTGCTGCGCACCGTCGGTCTCGGCACCGTGGGGCTGGCGATGCCGGCCTGCCGGTCGACCGGGGCCCGCGCGCCGATTCCCATCGCCGTGCAGCTCTACTCGGTGCGTGAGGCGTGCCGCGCCGACTTCGACGCGGCCCTGGCGCAGGTTGCGGCGATGGGGTTTTCCGGCGTGGAGTTCGCCGGCTACTACCACTACGCGGACAGGCCGGCCGACCTGCGCCGGCGGCTCGACGAGCTCAACCTCGAAGCGGCCGGGACGCACGTGCGGACCAGCGCCTTCGCCGACGACGCCATCGCGCGCACGATTGACTTCCATCAGGCCATCGGCTGCCGGTTCCTCATCGTGCCCAGTGACCCGGCGTTCACCGATCCCGAGCAGAGCCGGGCGCTGGCCGAGACGTTCAACACGACGGCCCAGCGGTTGAAGCCGTTCGGCATGGCGTGCGGGTTCCACAACCACAAGGGCGAGTTCGCCATCGACGGGGGCAAGACCTGGTGGGACCTGTTCGCCGAACGCACGACGCCCGACGTCATCCTGCAGCAGGACTGCGGCTGGACGACGCTGGCGGGTCTCGATCCGGTCGACCTCATCGAACGGCACCCGGGCCGGACGAAGTCGACCCACTTCAAGCCGGTGGTCCTCCCCGAGCACGGGCGGACGCGCAAGGCGCTGCTCGGCGAGGACTCGGTCGACTGGGCCGCCGTCTACAAGGCGTGCGTCGCGGCTGGCGGCACCGAGTGGATCGTCGTCGAGCAGGAGGAGTACCCGGACGGCCGCTCGCCGATGGACTGCACGCGGCAGTCGCTCGCGGGCCTGAGGACGATCGTCGAGGCCGCCAGCCGCCGGTCGTGA